A single genomic interval of Zobellia nedashkovskayae harbors:
- a CDS encoding PhnA domain-containing protein yields the protein MSVLADLEARSGSTCELCTGTNNLEVFEVEPVSISGVDSSILACETCRTQIEDSEQMDANHWRCLNDSMWSEYDSVKVVAWRMLSRLKSEGWPKDLLEMMYLEPEVLDWAKATGEGLAEADKIIHRDVNGVILENGDSVVLVKDLKIKGSSQVAKQGTAVRRISLDRENAEYIEGKVGPTMTVIITKYVKKI from the coding sequence ATGAGTGTATTAGCTGATTTGGAAGCACGTAGTGGCTCCACTTGCGAATTATGTACGGGAACGAATAATTTAGAAGTTTTTGAAGTAGAGCCGGTATCTATAAGTGGAGTAGATTCAAGTATTTTAGCATGTGAAACTTGTCGTACTCAAATTGAGGATTCAGAACAAATGGATGCCAATCATTGGCGATGTCTTAATGATAGCATGTGGAGCGAGTATGACTCTGTGAAAGTTGTAGCTTGGAGAATGTTATCTAGATTAAAGTCTGAAGGTTGGCCTAAGGATCTTTTAGAAATGATGTATTTAGAGCCAGAAGTTTTGGACTGGGCAAAAGCAACAGGAGAAGGTTTAGCAGAGGCTGATAAAATTATTCACAGAGATGTAAACGGCGTAATTCTAGAAAATGGAGATAGTGTTGTTTTAGTAAAAGACCTGAAAATTAAAGGTTCTAGTCAAGTTGCCAAGCAAGGTACGGCTGTACGAAGAATTTCTTTAGACCGCGAGAATGCAGAATATATAGAAGGTAAAGTAGGACCAACTATGACGGTTATAATTACCAAGTACGTTAAAAAAATATAA
- a CDS encoding BlaI/MecI/CopY family transcriptional regulator: protein MQLSKSEEELMNILWKQKKAFMKDLLDAYPEPKPATTTVATLLKRMADKKFIDYKSFGRSREYYPLVKKKDYFSKHVNGLIKNFFNDSASQFASFFTQETNLSKAELEDLKKLIDSEILKK from the coding sequence ATGCAGTTATCCAAATCGGAAGAAGAATTAATGAATATTCTATGGAAGCAAAAAAAGGCGTTCATGAAAGATTTACTCGATGCTTACCCAGAGCCAAAACCCGCTACGACCACTGTTGCCACATTATTAAAAAGAATGGCCGACAAGAAGTTTATTGACTATAAAAGCTTTGGTAGAAGTAGAGAATACTATCCGCTGGTAAAAAAGAAAGATTACTTCTCTAAACACGTTAACGGACTCATTAAAAACTTTTTCAATGATAGTGCCAGTCAGTTCGCATCATTTTTCACTCAAGAAACCAATTTAAGTAAAGCTGAATTGGAAGATTTAAAAAAATTAATAGATAGTGAAATCTTAAAGAAATAG
- a CDS encoding M56 family metallopeptidase, producing the protein MILFLIKSAACMAIFLTFYKLLLEKESMHTFKRFYLLGALFISFIIPSIVFTEVVAATPINVSIETQNIEFIEDAQITQPIATDSKFNWELALWSVYGIGVLGFGFRFFRHLFQIGLRIRKNPKLKTNFSVKVLLKEQLPPHTFFSYIFLNRQKYEAKIIPNEVLLHEETHAKQKHSIDVLLIEFLQVIFWFNPLTYLFKKSIKLNHEFLADSAVIINSKDPIQYQNTLLSYLSNDSFNHYQSAGIANAINYSSIKKRFKIMKKQTSKKGIVLRCTLLLPLLAILLFGFSETKTIIQNENAASKIIMTDSEKNPEIEKYNALAKKYNAIPIEKRVIPLKDLYILETIYRNMSKAQKEEAHPFPECLPKKNQDGATKKQITSYNYLAKKYNTMMDNGANVHIVKSDVDQLNRIYGLMSAKQKENGEPFPDFPEPPAIPEAPHVSKDEKSNIPHPQTPNTKIESSLNFPAPPRSPHAPKTLNTTNYANKQLKEIIENQDPYDHLNLDAKAINGIPSNTHTFYSKPSSPVAPPSPPTPASPLDYAIDMAKKGATFFYEGKKVSSNKAIDLLKKNKELNIESREKNGKAEVRITKEPVTIR; encoded by the coding sequence ATGATCTTATTCCTTATAAAATCTGCTGCCTGTATGGCCATATTTCTAACCTTCTACAAATTATTGTTAGAAAAGGAAAGTATGCACACTTTCAAAAGGTTTTATCTTTTAGGTGCATTGTTCATTTCTTTCATAATACCGAGTATTGTTTTTACCGAAGTTGTTGCCGCAACACCCATAAATGTATCTATAGAAACACAAAATATAGAATTCATAGAGGATGCTCAGATTACACAACCCATTGCAACCGATTCAAAATTCAATTGGGAATTAGCATTATGGTCAGTTTATGGTATAGGAGTCCTAGGTTTCGGATTTCGATTTTTTCGTCACCTCTTTCAAATTGGATTACGAATTCGTAAAAACCCAAAACTAAAAACAAATTTCAGTGTAAAAGTACTTCTAAAAGAGCAGTTACCTCCACACACTTTTTTCAGTTATATATTCTTGAACAGGCAAAAGTATGAGGCTAAAATAATTCCTAATGAGGTACTACTTCATGAGGAAACCCATGCGAAACAAAAACACAGTATAGATGTGTTATTAATCGAATTTCTACAGGTTATATTCTGGTTCAACCCCCTTACCTATCTCTTCAAAAAGTCAATTAAACTTAATCATGAATTTCTGGCAGATAGTGCTGTAATTATAAATAGTAAAGACCCTATTCAATATCAAAACACGTTATTATCGTACTTATCAAACGATAGTTTTAATCATTATCAGTCGGCTGGCATTGCGAATGCCATTAATTATTCATCAATCAAAAAACGTTTTAAAATCATGAAAAAACAAACATCAAAAAAAGGGATTGTATTAAGATGTACATTACTTCTACCCTTACTCGCAATTTTACTATTTGGTTTTAGCGAAACCAAAACTATCATCCAAAATGAAAATGCTGCAAGTAAAATAATTATGACGGATTCGGAGAAAAATCCAGAAATTGAAAAATATAATGCCCTTGCCAAAAAATACAATGCGATACCTATTGAAAAAAGGGTCATCCCATTAAAGGATTTGTACATATTGGAAACTATCTACCGTAATATGAGCAAAGCTCAAAAAGAAGAGGCTCATCCTTTTCCTGAATGCTTGCCAAAGAAGAACCAAGATGGCGCAACGAAAAAGCAAATTACATCTTATAATTATTTGGCGAAAAAATATAATACCATGATGGACAATGGCGCAAACGTTCACATCGTAAAATCTGATGTAGACCAGTTAAATCGTATCTACGGATTAATGTCTGCTAAACAAAAAGAGAATGGAGAGCCGTTCCCAGATTTTCCAGAGCCACCAGCAATACCCGAAGCTCCTCACGTATCAAAAGATGAAAAAAGCAATATTCCTCATCCACAAACACCAAATACGAAAATAGAATCATCATTAAATTTTCCTGCACCTCCTCGCTCACCCCATGCGCCAAAAACACTAAACACAACTAATTATGCCAATAAACAATTAAAAGAAATCATTGAAAATCAAGACCCATATGATCATTTAAACCTCGATGCAAAGGCTATAAACGGAATTCCTTCAAACACCCACACCTTTTATTCTAAACCTAGCAGTCCGGTCGCACCACCATCACCTCCTACTCCGGCATCCCCATTAGATTATGCCATTGATATGGCAAAAAAAGGAGCAACATTCTTCTATGAAGGCAAAAAGGTTTCGTCTAATAAAGCCATTGACCTACTAAAGAAAAACAAAGAGTTAAATATAGAATCTAGAGAGAAAAATGGCAAAGCAGAAGTACGAATTACCAAAGAACCTGTAACAATAAGATAA
- a CDS encoding DUF4407 domain-containing protein, whose amino-acid sequence MIQNFFILCSGADSSILKTCSQGEQNKYAGIGATVFFTALMAFIASSYALYTVFDNIYTATFFGFIWGLLIFNLDRFIVSTIKKRNNFGQEFLQATPRIILAVIIAIVISKPLEMKIFEKEINQVLLEQKNEMTLANKEQLALQYMPNIEKLNADIGILKSEITTKEAETNALYSTYITEAEGTSGTLKLGKGPVYEEKREKHDAALAELQQLKESYSQKITAIENEIATLNTEYANVVKTSQPLIDGFDGLMARINALNELPWWPSFFIFLLFLAIETSPIIAKLLSPKGTYDIKLEEEESMVNTWARQKIQQREQILLADTALNEKIYNEIKREEEVYAYKKKKTEELLKLQADAFRDIQVKQL is encoded by the coding sequence ATGATACAAAACTTCTTTATTCTCTGCTCGGGGGCGGACAGCTCCATTTTAAAAACCTGTTCACAAGGGGAACAGAACAAATACGCCGGTATTGGCGCAACCGTATTCTTTACGGCTCTCATGGCATTTATTGCCAGTAGCTACGCCCTTTATACTGTTTTTGACAATATATACACGGCTACTTTCTTTGGTTTCATTTGGGGGCTTTTGATTTTTAACCTAGACCGTTTTATTGTCTCCACCATTAAAAAGAGAAACAATTTTGGTCAAGAATTTTTACAAGCTACTCCACGTATAATTCTCGCAGTCATAATTGCCATAGTAATTTCAAAACCCTTGGAAATGAAAATTTTCGAGAAAGAAATAAATCAAGTATTGTTGGAGCAAAAGAATGAAATGACGTTGGCCAACAAAGAACAGTTGGCCTTACAGTACATGCCAAACATAGAAAAACTGAATGCAGATATCGGTATTTTAAAAAGTGAAATCACTACCAAAGAAGCTGAAACCAATGCGCTATACAGCACATACATTACAGAAGCGGAAGGTACTTCAGGAACTCTAAAACTGGGCAAAGGTCCCGTTTACGAAGAAAAACGCGAAAAGCATGATGCTGCCTTGGCCGAACTTCAACAATTAAAAGAGAGTTATAGTCAAAAAATAACCGCCATAGAAAATGAGATTGCAACCTTAAATACCGAGTATGCAAATGTGGTTAAAACTTCCCAACCTCTAATAGATGGTTTTGACGGACTTATGGCACGCATAAATGCGTTGAACGAGCTGCCTTGGTGGCCCTCTTTCTTTATATTTCTATTGTTTTTAGCAATTGAAACCTCACCGATCATCGCTAAACTTTTATCACCAAAAGGTACTTATGATATTAAGCTAGAGGAAGAAGAAAGTATGGTCAATACTTGGGCGCGACAAAAAATACAGCAACGCGAACAAATTCTGTTAGCAGACACGGCATTGAACGAAAAGATTTATAATGAGATAAAAAGAGAAGAAGAGGTATACGCCTATAAAAAGAAAAAAACAGAAGAACTATTAAAACTTCAAGCCGATGCTTTTCGTGATATCCAAGTGAAGCAATTGTAA
- a CDS encoding Hpt domain-containing protein, producing MKDFDSYKGERPSLNYVENLVGARDAEFEKKFVTLLKSEFSWDLGKYLYHIKLDEPRAAAEIVHKLKYKISVLGMKKTFVFAEEHKERLHAGDASLDEDFKKILKRINVFLDLLD from the coding sequence ATGAAGGATTTTGATAGTTACAAAGGGGAAAGACCAAGCTTAAACTACGTGGAAAACCTCGTAGGGGCTCGTGATGCTGAATTCGAAAAAAAGTTCGTAACCCTTCTTAAATCTGAATTTTCTTGGGACCTTGGCAAATACCTCTATCATATAAAATTGGACGAACCCCGAGCCGCAGCAGAAATCGTTCACAAGTTAAAGTACAAGATCAGTGTCCTAGGTATGAAAAAAACATTTGTTTTTGCTGAAGAGCACAAAGAACGTTTACATGCAGGAGATGCCAGTCTTGACGAAGACTTTAAGAAGATTTTAAAAAGGATAAATGTCTTTCTAGACCTACTAGATTAG
- a CDS encoding DUF5060 domain-containing protein, translating to MKKHFLYLIACTFLLISCTEKKKEEKLTEYQRWHTVTLSFEGPETSEKADDNPFLNYRLNVEFTNGDKTYEVRGFYAADGDAAESSAEKGKIWQVRFSPSEMGEWSYSATLQHGDSIALSNDKLQGEEISITNAMGKFNVVASDKKSPDFRGKGRLVNSKGYFRFQDSGEYWIKGGADSPENLLGYEDFDGTYRMQSSESKGEAKTNEQLHRYAPHLEDWNNGDPTWKEGKGKALIGALNYLSSKGMNVAYFLTLNILGDGKDVWPYADPDDFTRFDVSKLEQWEIVFNHMQAKGILLHMVLQETENETMLDKGDTGSMRQLYLRELMARFGHHLAMNFNLGEENGYAEFTPVSQNDAQRRAMTSFLKKIDPYNHPVLLHTHSHEPARANILDSIVGFKDLDGISLQVDKREGAAEVVETWKTKASKAGHEWMITMDEIGMWHTGARSDSLDGNHDSLRRYVLWGTLLSGAAGVEWYFGANNTYHDLNAEDWRSRDRLWEITKHALDFFQENLPYWEMQAQHSLINSKEAYCYRKEGEVYAVYLPEKGNYSIDLSETEGDFTVSWFDPLNGGSLQPGSVLKLKGGSKIDFGTPPGDKEQDWIVLIKR from the coding sequence TTGAAAAAACATTTTCTATACCTTATTGCGTGCACTTTTCTCCTGATTTCATGTACAGAAAAAAAGAAGGAGGAAAAGCTAACGGAATACCAAAGGTGGCATACAGTCACTTTATCCTTTGAAGGCCCTGAAACATCGGAAAAAGCAGATGATAATCCGTTTTTAAACTATCGTTTAAACGTTGAGTTTACTAATGGTGATAAAACGTATGAAGTTCGTGGCTTTTATGCTGCTGACGGTGATGCTGCAGAGAGTAGTGCTGAAAAAGGTAAAATTTGGCAAGTTCGTTTTTCTCCAAGTGAAATGGGGGAGTGGAGCTATTCGGCAACTCTGCAACATGGAGATTCCATCGCGCTTTCTAATGATAAGTTACAGGGTGAAGAGATAAGTATAACCAATGCCATGGGTAAGTTTAATGTAGTGGCATCGGATAAGAAAAGTCCAGATTTTAGGGGAAAAGGGCGTTTGGTGAATTCAAAAGGATATTTCCGATTTCAAGATTCTGGTGAGTATTGGATAAAAGGGGGTGCAGATAGTCCTGAAAATCTTTTAGGCTATGAAGATTTTGATGGTACCTACCGTATGCAAAGTTCGGAGAGTAAAGGAGAAGCCAAGACAAATGAACAGCTACATCGTTACGCGCCCCATTTAGAAGATTGGAACAATGGTGATCCAACTTGGAAAGAAGGCAAAGGGAAGGCGCTAATTGGTGCGTTAAACTATTTATCCTCAAAGGGGATGAACGTAGCCTACTTTTTAACGTTAAATATTCTTGGCGATGGAAAAGATGTCTGGCCTTACGCCGATCCTGATGATTTTACCCGTTTTGATGTTAGTAAATTAGAGCAATGGGAAATAGTTTTTAACCATATGCAGGCAAAGGGCATATTGTTACATATGGTACTGCAGGAAACGGAGAACGAAACCATGTTGGATAAAGGTGATACAGGCTCTATGCGCCAATTGTATCTCCGTGAGCTTATGGCGCGTTTTGGGCATCATTTGGCCATGAATTTTAATTTAGGAGAAGAGAACGGCTATGCAGAATTTACACCTGTTTCCCAGAATGACGCACAGCGTAGAGCAATGACTTCTTTTCTTAAAAAAATAGATCCTTATAACCATCCTGTACTTTTGCATACCCATAGCCATGAACCGGCTCGCGCTAATATTTTGGATTCAATTGTCGGTTTTAAGGATTTGGATGGTATTTCTTTACAGGTGGACAAACGAGAAGGAGCTGCAGAGGTAGTGGAAACTTGGAAGACAAAAGCAAGCAAAGCAGGTCATGAATGGATGATTACTATGGATGAGATAGGCATGTGGCACACCGGAGCGCGTTCGGATTCATTAGATGGTAATCATGATTCATTACGCCGTTATGTACTTTGGGGAACTTTGCTATCCGGTGCCGCAGGTGTGGAGTGGTATTTTGGAGCGAATAATACGTATCATGACCTTAATGCCGAAGATTGGCGTAGCAGAGACCGCTTATGGGAAATTACCAAACATGCTTTAGACTTTTTTCAGGAGAATTTACCATACTGGGAAATGCAGGCCCAACATAGTTTAATAAATTCTAAAGAGGCATATTGTTACAGGAAAGAAGGTGAGGTCTATGCGGTTTATTTACCGGAGAAAGGCAACTATAGTATAGATTTAAGTGAAACCGAAGGTGATTTTACAGTAAGTTGGTTTGATCCACTCAATGGCGGAAGCCTACAACCGGGCTCTGTTTTAAAATTAAAAGGGGGTAGTAAAATTGATTTTGGCACACCTCCCGGAGACAAAGAACAAGACTGGATTGTTCTGATAAAACGCTAA
- a CDS encoding metal-dependent hydrolase: MDSLTQIVLGAAVGEAVLGKKVGNKAMLYGAIAGTIPDLDVIARFFFDTVTATEMHRGFSHSIFFSILFAPIFGWLISKIERKSEATFKDWSWLMFWGLFTHPILDTFTTWGTQLFWPLKIRLAFQSIFVIDPLYTVPFIVFLIMAMRQPKTSPKRKRYNRLGLTVSTAYLVTSLILKYFAYGEFVHSLEIHGVNYENIDTRPAPFNTILWTANVDAGDAYLIGNYSFFDTEEIKFISYPKNHQLLGDLKSEDKVKRLIGITEGWYTISKKDGKLFFNDLRFGLISLDPNETQFAFTYELQPTENGLAVHEMPKNRVDAKRLLNALWLRIWGN, translated from the coding sequence ATGGATTCGTTAACTCAAATAGTTTTAGGCGCTGCTGTTGGTGAAGCCGTTTTAGGAAAGAAGGTAGGTAACAAAGCCATGCTGTATGGGGCTATTGCAGGTACTATTCCTGACTTGGATGTTATAGCGCGTTTCTTTTTTGATACTGTTACAGCAACAGAGATGCATCGGGGTTTTAGTCATTCCATTTTCTTCTCCATACTATTCGCTCCAATATTTGGTTGGCTTATTTCAAAAATAGAAAGAAAGAGCGAGGCCACTTTTAAAGATTGGTCTTGGTTAATGTTTTGGGGGCTTTTTACGCATCCGATTCTTGATACGTTTACCACTTGGGGAACTCAATTATTCTGGCCTCTTAAAATCCGATTGGCGTTTCAGAGTATTTTTGTCATCGACCCTTTGTATACGGTACCTTTTATTGTTTTTTTGATTATGGCCATGCGCCAGCCAAAAACATCGCCAAAAAGAAAAAGATACAACAGATTAGGGTTAACGGTGAGTACGGCGTATTTGGTAACCTCTTTAATTCTAAAGTATTTTGCTTACGGAGAGTTCGTTCATAGTTTAGAAATACATGGTGTAAACTATGAAAATATAGATACCCGTCCCGCACCGTTCAATACCATTTTATGGACTGCTAATGTAGATGCTGGCGATGCGTATTTAATAGGGAATTATTCTTTTTTTGATACGGAGGAAATCAAGTTTATATCCTATCCTAAAAACCATCAACTTTTGGGTGATCTAAAATCTGAAGATAAGGTAAAACGGCTCATTGGTATTACGGAAGGTTGGTATACCATTTCTAAAAAGGATGGCAAACTGTTCTTTAATGACCTTCGTTTTGGACTTATAAGTCTAGACCCTAATGAGACGCAATTTGCCTTTACTTATGAACTTCAGCCAACTGAAAATGGACTTGCAGTTCATGAAATGCCAAAAAACCGAGTAGATGCCAAACGGTTGCTAAATGCACTGTGGCTTCGGATATGGGGCAACTAG
- a CDS encoding MutS-related protein, with protein MQQLKSFYSGEIEKYTKELSQIKKQLFASSMLRLAIFGVAGFAIYWFFGDAKWVMGVVLVTVVLFLFLVTRHATLQYKRDRLLALLDINQTELKVLDRDFHDLPEGDEFKDPLHYFSQDIDLFGRGSFFQYANRTALKQGAETFAGLFKANTIDGIVEKQEAIKELGKMPEWRQNFSAIASLTQAEGKTDTIVNWLTNYVPFVPKIMRYLPLVFSAISVVLFALYFLDLAPESALVVWLVVGMGVTGMYMKKIMKLGGDASKVQSTFQQYNKLLHLIEETEFTSDYLKELRGNVLRDKEKTSLIIAQFSKQLNSLDKNNNIIYLFFGNGFFLRTLTHCYEIEKWIAKHGAFVEKWFDTIAFFDAYNSLGNFTFNHPEYNFPNINNDAAVLKSIGAGHPLLNPEKSVLNDFVIDREQFFIVTGANMAGKSTFLRTVSLQIVMANMGLPLCAKKVDYSPIKLITSMRTTDSLTDDESYFFSELKRLKFIVDEIQEDRYFIVLDEILKGTNSTDKAEGSRKFVERLVASKSTGIIATHDLSLCEVANTLPQVENHYFDAEIIDDELHFDYKFKDGICQNMNASFLLKKMQIVE; from the coding sequence ATGCAGCAATTAAAATCTTTTTATAGTGGTGAAATTGAAAAATACACCAAAGAATTATCACAAATAAAGAAACAACTCTTTGCTTCAAGCATGTTGCGTTTAGCCATATTTGGTGTAGCCGGCTTTGCCATATATTGGTTTTTTGGTGATGCCAAATGGGTTATGGGCGTAGTGTTGGTTACCGTTGTTCTTTTTCTCTTTTTAGTAACGAGACATGCAACGCTCCAGTACAAACGAGATAGGTTATTGGCTTTGCTAGATATTAACCAAACGGAACTGAAAGTATTAGATCGTGACTTTCACGATTTACCGGAAGGCGATGAGTTTAAAGACCCGTTACATTATTTCAGTCAAGATATAGACCTTTTTGGGAGAGGTTCATTTTTTCAGTACGCCAACCGTACCGCTTTAAAACAAGGAGCTGAGACTTTTGCTGGTTTGTTCAAAGCGAATACCATAGATGGGATTGTAGAGAAACAAGAAGCCATTAAAGAATTAGGGAAAATGCCCGAGTGGCGGCAGAATTTTTCTGCAATAGCATCTTTAACGCAAGCAGAAGGCAAGACGGATACTATTGTAAATTGGCTAACGAACTACGTTCCTTTCGTGCCTAAAATAATGCGTTATCTACCTCTAGTTTTTTCGGCAATCTCCGTGGTTCTATTTGCACTTTATTTTCTAGACCTGGCACCAGAGTCGGCCTTGGTGGTTTGGCTTGTGGTGGGTATGGGTGTTACCGGAATGTATATGAAGAAAATCATGAAGCTAGGTGGTGATGCTTCAAAAGTACAGAGCACTTTTCAACAGTATAATAAGTTGTTGCACCTAATAGAAGAAACTGAATTTACTTCAGATTATTTAAAAGAATTGCGGGGTAATGTGCTTAGAGATAAAGAAAAAACGTCTTTGATCATAGCGCAATTTTCAAAGCAGTTGAATAGTTTAGATAAGAATAACAACATTATTTATCTCTTTTTTGGCAACGGCTTTTTTTTACGAACCTTAACGCATTGCTATGAGATTGAAAAATGGATTGCCAAACACGGGGCTTTTGTAGAAAAATGGTTTGATACCATCGCATTTTTTGATGCCTACAATAGCTTAGGTAATTTTACTTTTAACCATCCAGAGTACAATTTTCCAAATATCAATAATGATGCAGCGGTTCTTAAATCCATTGGAGCAGGTCACCCTTTGCTAAACCCTGAAAAGAGTGTCTTGAATGACTTTGTAATAGACCGCGAACAGTTTTTTATTGTTACCGGAGCCAACATGGCGGGTAAGAGTACTTTCTTACGGACAGTTTCATTGCAAATTGTTATGGCCAATATGGGACTTCCGCTTTGCGCCAAGAAGGTAGATTATTCGCCTATAAAATTAATTACAAGTATGCGTACGACGGATTCGTTAACGGATGATGAATCATACTTCTTTTCAGAATTAAAGCGATTAAAATTCATTGTAGATGAAATTCAGGAAGACCGTTATTTTATTGTTTTAGACGAAATCCTAAAAGGAACCAATAGCACAGATAAGGCAGAAGGAAGCCGCAAGTTTGTGGAACGGTTGGTGGCGTCAAAATCTACAGGGATTATTGCTACTCACGATTTAAGTTTATGTGAAGTGGCCAATACATTGCCACAAGTAGAAAACCATTATTTTGATGCCGAAATTATTGATGATGAGCTTCATTTTGATTACAAGTTCAAAGATGGAATCTGTCAGAACATGAACGCATCGTTCTTATTAAAGAAGATGCAAATTGTAGAATAA
- a CDS encoding MmcQ/YjbR family DNA-binding protein, with translation MNIELFRDYCITKKGVTEEFPFDEKTLVFKVMGKMFALCALERLPSQVNLKCDPERAVELREEFDGNIIPGYHMSKVHWNTLLLDSLPPKLITELIDHSYNLVISKFTKKLKAEYDALS, from the coding sequence ATGAACATTGAACTGTTTCGCGACTATTGTATTACTAAAAAAGGAGTGACTGAAGAGTTTCCTTTTGATGAAAAAACATTGGTCTTTAAAGTCATGGGTAAGATGTTCGCTCTTTGTGCATTAGAACGGCTTCCGTCTCAGGTCAACCTCAAATGTGATCCGGAGAGGGCTGTTGAACTTCGTGAAGAGTTTGATGGCAACATCATACCTGGGTATCATATGAGCAAAGTACACTGGAATACGCTTCTGTTAGACAGTCTGCCACCTAAACTCATAACTGAACTCATAGACCATTCGTATAATTTGGTCATTTCCAAATTCACTAAAAAGCTTAAAGCGGAGTATGATGCACTTTCGTGA
- a CDS encoding Dabb family protein → MRTLTLAILFLTLAITANGQTKNDMREFDPNFAHTVFFWFKNPDNKADRATFEKSLQKFLDNSQYAKTSFIGMPPKASRDVVDGSFTYSLIVTFESAEAQKNYQDEAPHKVFIEESSALWEKVIVYDSKGVQQ, encoded by the coding sequence ATGAGAACACTTACCCTTGCAATATTATTTTTAACACTTGCCATTACCGCTAATGGCCAAACAAAGAATGACATGAGAGAATTTGACCCCAATTTTGCCCATACCGTATTTTTCTGGTTTAAAAACCCTGATAACAAGGCAGATCGTGCTACGTTTGAAAAATCCCTACAGAAATTTCTAGATAACTCACAATACGCTAAAACAAGCTTTATCGGTATGCCTCCAAAAGCTAGTCGTGATGTGGTAGATGGATCGTTTACCTACTCTTTAATCGTAACTTTTGAATCTGCAGAAGCACAAAAGAACTACCAAGATGAAGCACCTCATAAAGTGTTTATTGAAGAGTCTAGCGCTTTATGGGAGAAAGTAATCGTTTACGATTCAAAGGGCGTGCAACAGTAA
- a CDS encoding DUF4230 domain-containing protein translates to MDNIFDTFLGLILGAILMYWVYSLFRQKQNKELTKHQSTVLVDKIQSVCKLVSVEGDFAEIYRYENIKERFMSLVSSKKKALLVINAKAHIGYDLKKVKIKADNENKRIILTHFPAPEILSIEPDIQFYDIQSGMFNFFSSEDLTLLNKEAKQHIREKIPQSGLMETAKKEAIQAVLLIEKIVETIGWKLDYTALEITEKQKEMLED, encoded by the coding sequence ATGGATAATATCTTCGATACTTTTTTGGGTCTGATTCTAGGAGCTATCCTTATGTACTGGGTGTATTCTCTTTTTAGACAAAAGCAAAATAAAGAATTGACCAAACACCAATCTACGGTCCTTGTTGATAAAATACAGAGTGTTTGCAAGTTGGTTTCTGTAGAAGGAGATTTTGCTGAAATCTACCGCTATGAGAATATTAAAGAACGGTTCATGAGTTTGGTGAGCAGTAAGAAAAAAGCCTTGCTGGTCATCAATGCCAAAGCTCATATTGGTTACGATCTTAAAAAGGTAAAAATTAAGGCGGACAACGAGAATAAAAGAATAATTCTGACTCATTTTCCAGCACCTGAAATTTTATCCATAGAGCCGGATATTCAGTTTTATGATATTCAGAGTGGTATGTTCAACTTCTTTTCTTCTGAAGATTTAACGTTGCTTAATAAAGAAGCGAAACAACATATTCGTGAAAAAATTCCTCAAAGCGGACTGATGGAAACAGCCAAAAAGGAAGCCATTCAAGCGGTTCTACTTATCGAAAAAATAGTGGAAACCATTGGTTGGAAATTAGATTATACTGCTTTAGAGATTACGGAGAAGCAAAAAGAAATGCTGGAAGATTAA
- a CDS encoding DUF4260 domain-containing protein → MSALLKVEELVMFFLGMYLFTLLPYAWWWFLVLLLTPDIGMLGYLFGNKVGAIGYNIFHHKGIALVIYIIGAYLSEPILQLVGIVLFSHAAMDRVFGYGLKYDKGFKFTHLGEIGK, encoded by the coding sequence ATGAGCGCATTGCTAAAGGTTGAGGAGTTGGTTATGTTCTTTTTAGGGATGTATCTTTTTACTCTCTTACCTTATGCATGGTGGTGGTTTCTAGTATTGCTCTTAACGCCGGATATAGGCATGTTAGGGTATCTTTTTGGGAACAAAGTGGGAGCTATAGGGTATAATATTTTTCATCATAAAGGTATTGCTCTTGTGATCTATATAATTGGGGCGTATCTTTCGGAACCTATATTGCAGTTGGTGGGGATTGTTTTATTTTCGCATGCCGCAATGGATCGTGTTTTTGGTTATGGCCTTAAATATGACAAAGGATTTAAATTTACTCACTTAGGGGAAATAGGAAAATAA